In the Paraflavitalea devenefica genome, one interval contains:
- a CDS encoding RagB/SusD family nutrient uptake outer membrane protein, which produces MNKLLIILLVLVAAQSCKKDFLNRPPEDQLIADIFYKTTEEVRAGTAPLYNIVWFDYNDKAALSFGDARGGNMISNDRDQFYRFAVPATDVNTLLPAYKSFYKIIAQSNQTMFNVRNNATTVPDDVKRSAIAECRFMRAMGYYFLVSNWGAVPIIYDNVAQMGDTKVTRNTIESIWELIIRDMTYAAKNLPAASFGEGRVTKHSAEGMLARMYLTRAGVGSAGTRRKADLDSAKYYAADVINNGPYVLEPNYYDLFRGENHNSSKNNKESLFSIQWMPIKDPWGINNSFQAYMARNGDITGSWDGWGAAHGASANLIQYYLDNEADSIRRKATFMFQSDFYPEIRKDLGGYRFTATDVANTKKYIIGSVKDNGGKGSEMCAYINTYMLRLAEVYLIYAESILGDAASTADAEALKYYNAVRTRAGMPEKSSITFDDIFLEKRIETVFEGIYWYELMRLYYFNPTKAKSIIDAQDKGAYTLTYNTGSTSPRTWTAVYNTKKYPVTDQTMYLPIPEAELVKAPNLAAAPVPFDFSLLPD; this is translated from the coding sequence ATGAATAAGCTTTTAATCATATTACTGGTGCTGGTGGCAGCGCAGTCCTGTAAAAAAGACTTCCTCAACCGGCCGCCGGAAGACCAGTTGATAGCCGACATCTTTTATAAGACCACCGAAGAGGTAAGGGCCGGTACGGCGCCACTCTATAATATTGTGTGGTTTGATTATAACGACAAAGCGGCGCTATCCTTTGGTGATGCCCGTGGCGGCAATATGATCTCTAACGACAGGGATCAATTCTACCGCTTTGCAGTGCCTGCTACAGACGTTAATACTTTATTGCCGGCCTATAAATCTTTCTACAAGATCATTGCGCAAAGCAATCAAACCATGTTCAACGTCCGCAACAATGCCACTACCGTTCCGGATGATGTAAAGCGCTCTGCCATTGCGGAATGCCGCTTTATGCGGGCCATGGGCTATTATTTTCTGGTAAGCAACTGGGGAGCTGTGCCCATTATCTACGACAACGTAGCCCAGATGGGTGATACCAAGGTAACGCGCAATACGATAGAGAGCATTTGGGAATTGATCATCCGGGATATGACCTATGCGGCAAAGAACTTGCCGGCTGCTTCTTTTGGGGAAGGCCGTGTTACCAAACACTCGGCCGAAGGGATGCTGGCCAGGATGTACCTTACCCGCGCAGGTGTAGGCAGCGCCGGTACCCGCCGGAAAGCTGACCTGGACAGTGCGAAGTATTATGCCGCCGATGTGATCAACAATGGTCCTTATGTACTGGAGCCAAACTATTATGACCTGTTCCGGGGAGAAAACCACAACAGCTCAAAGAATAACAAAGAGAGCTTATTTTCCATTCAGTGGATGCCTATTAAAGACCCCTGGGGCATCAACAATTCTTTCCAGGCCTATATGGCGCGCAACGGGGATATTACCGGTAGCTGGGATGGATGGGGGGCTGCACATGGCGCCTCTGCCAACCTGATCCAGTATTACCTGGACAATGAGGCTGACTCTATACGACGCAAAGCTACTTTCATGTTCCAGAGCGACTTCTATCCCGAGATACGCAAAGACCTCGGCGGCTATCGCTTTACAGCTACCGATGTTGCTAATACCAAAAAATACATCATTGGTTCTGTTAAAGACAATGGCGGCAAGGGCAGTGAAATGTGTGCTTACATCAATACCTATATGCTGCGCCTGGCAGAAGTATACCTCATTTATGCCGAATCTATCTTAGGGGATGCAGCCAGCACTGCAGATGCAGAGGCCCTGAAGTATTACAATGCTGTACGCACACGGGCTGGTATGCCGGAGAAATCCTCCATCACCTTCGATGATATCTTCCTGGAAAAAAGAATTGAAACGGTATTTGAAGGGATCTACTGGTATGAGCTCATGCGTTTGTATTACTTTAATCCCACGAAGGCCAAATCCATTATCGATGCCCAGGATAAGGGCGCTTATACGCTGACCTATAATACTGGTTCTACGAGCCCGCGTACCTGGACAGCGGTATACAATACCAAAAAATACCCGGTCACTGATCAAACCATGTACCTGCCCATTCCGGAAGCGGAACTGGTGAAAGCACCCAACCTGGCTGCCGCTCCTGTTCCTTTTGACTTTAGCCTTTTGCCTGATTAA
- a CDS encoding SusC/RagA family TonB-linked outer membrane protein, protein MKKTKTARQPAVLFWTLLLCLLALTQGYAQETTAPRKITGKVTAKMSDEPIVSASVTIKGSTNSASTNATGNFTIEAKTGDVLVISSIGYAPKEVKVGSRSTMDIRLEEDYNDLQDVVVVGYGRMKKTDLSSSQVTVTAADMQRTVNTTLEQGLQGRAANVYVTSNSGQPGAAPSVLIRGVSSINYSSQPLYVIDGVQIKPDNPNGGTGTSNTATNVSSNILAGINPDDIETINVLQGPSATAIYGAVGANGVILITTKRGKSGDTKVSFSSLATIQDRPEKVPVMNLREYATYRNEFAKAGGAAFEPAFADPSVLGEGTDWQKSLFHRTLLQKYSLGLSGGNDRTTFYTGAEYFKQEGVAKGSGFERYSIRLNIDNQTRRWLRVGTNLSVNQVKENVNTTNGDLLNIAITQNPAVPVTNPDGSWGGPVNTQYQYTNPVALAEINDNRNKSMAFIGGIYADITLFKGLVFHNELNTYYQYTNSYIFNPSYKFNGYENTTTVSSRRSGNSYWWGIQNRLQYDTKIGKHGITAMVGHEATENGHEGLEGLRRTFITNAIQELPGGDALSATNSSSKGSSSRESYFGRLNYVYNDRYILQATMRADGSSNFGPENRWGYFPSFSAAWRLSQENFMKNIEALNDFKLRVEYGLSGNAAAAGYYAALYSVPTASGTGYLSNNFANPYLKWEESKTLNVGFDARLFNNRVEIIADFYIKKITDLLTTNDYPYYSGGDMSYSSGYIRFPTSNVGSMENKGFGITINTVNIEKPFTWRTGLNFSVDRNKITELYNNTPINSTYKTSSVISSSRPGQPVALLTGYIADGIFQNINEIKGHAIQLASGVMLVDPAQGTWVGDVKFRDISGPDGKPDGKIDQNDRVVIGNPWPKFTFGFTNSFSYKNFDLNVLIVGVQGNDVYNYTRYLNENPQGAGVYSNYFKSVANFARPSSTDVNDQNTTLTNPGYQIARIATNTANGNFRASQWYIEDGSYIRIKNVTLSYFLPAKWASKIAMRNLKVSAGVQNLHTFTKYKGYDPEIGMTPNYGSLTVGVDDARYPSTKMYSFSLTADF, encoded by the coding sequence ATGAAAAAAACCAAAACTGCCAGACAGCCGGCTGTCCTGTTCTGGACACTGCTATTGTGCCTGCTGGCCCTTACTCAGGGGTATGCACAGGAAACAACTGCCCCGAGAAAAATTACCGGAAAGGTAACTGCTAAAATGAGCGACGAACCGATCGTATCAGCATCGGTTACTATTAAAGGCTCCACTAATTCAGCTTCTACCAATGCTACGGGCAATTTTACCATTGAAGCAAAGACCGGTGATGTACTGGTCATCTCTTCCATTGGTTATGCCCCCAAGGAAGTGAAAGTGGGCAGCCGGTCTACCATGGACATCAGGCTGGAGGAAGATTACAACGACCTGCAGGATGTAGTGGTGGTAGGTTACGGCCGTATGAAGAAGACCGACCTCAGCAGCTCGCAGGTGACTGTTACGGCTGCTGATATGCAGCGGACAGTGAACACCACACTGGAGCAGGGATTGCAGGGACGCGCGGCCAACGTATACGTTACCTCCAACAGTGGCCAGCCCGGTGCGGCGCCTTCCGTGCTGATCCGCGGCGTTAGCTCTATCAATTATTCCAGTCAGCCTTTGTATGTTATTGATGGGGTGCAGATAAAGCCCGATAACCCCAATGGTGGAACGGGCACCAGTAACACCGCCACGAATGTTTCTTCCAACATCCTGGCGGGCATTAACCCCGATGATATTGAAACCATCAATGTGTTGCAGGGACCATCGGCTACCGCCATCTATGGTGCGGTAGGCGCCAATGGTGTTATCCTCATCACCACCAAAAGAGGGAAGTCCGGCGACACCAAAGTATCTTTCAGCAGCCTGGCTACCATTCAGGACAGGCCCGAAAAAGTGCCTGTGATGAACCTGCGGGAGTATGCCACCTATCGTAATGAGTTTGCCAAAGCAGGCGGTGCTGCTTTTGAACCTGCGTTTGCCGATCCTTCTGTACTGGGGGAAGGCACTGACTGGCAAAAATCCCTGTTCCACCGAACATTGCTGCAGAAATACAGCCTGGGATTGAGTGGCGGTAATGACCGTACTACTTTTTATACAGGCGCGGAATATTTTAAACAGGAGGGCGTAGCGAAAGGCTCGGGCTTTGAACGTTACTCCATCCGTTTAAACATAGACAATCAAACGAGGCGATGGCTGAGAGTGGGGACAAACCTGAGCGTAAACCAGGTGAAGGAGAACGTGAATACTACCAATGGCGACCTGCTGAATATTGCCATCACCCAGAATCCTGCCGTGCCTGTTACCAATCCCGACGGTAGCTGGGGTGGGCCGGTAAACACACAGTACCAGTACACCAACCCGGTGGCGCTGGCAGAAATAAATGATAACCGTAATAAATCAATGGCCTTTATCGGCGGTATTTATGCCGATATTACGCTCTTCAAAGGACTTGTATTCCACAATGAGCTAAATACCTATTACCAATATACGAATAGCTATATCTTTAACCCCTCCTATAAGTTTAATGGCTATGAGAATACCACTACTGTTTCTTCGCGCCGGAGCGGCAATAGCTACTGGTGGGGTATTCAAAACCGGCTACAGTATGATACCAAGATTGGTAAACATGGTATTACGGCCATGGTGGGCCATGAAGCTACAGAAAACGGGCATGAAGGATTGGAAGGGTTGCGCCGCACTTTCATCACCAATGCTATACAGGAATTGCCTGGAGGTGATGCCTTATCAGCTACCAACAGCAGCTCCAAAGGCTCCAGCTCCCGGGAATCTTATTTTGGCCGGTTGAATTATGTATACAATGACCGCTATATTCTGCAGGCTACCATGCGGGCAGACGGTTCTTCCAATTTTGGTCCCGAGAACCGGTGGGGCTATTTCCCTTCCTTCTCGGCTGCCTGGAGACTGTCACAGGAAAATTTTATGAAAAACATAGAAGCGCTTAATGACTTCAAGCTGCGGGTAGAGTATGGCCTTAGTGGCAATGCGGCAGCCGCTGGTTATTATGCCGCCTTGTATAGTGTGCCTACTGCCAGCGGTACTGGTTATCTTTCCAACAATTTTGCCAACCCGTATTTGAAATGGGAAGAATCGAAAACACTGAACGTGGGATTTGATGCCCGTTTGTTCAATAACCGGGTAGAAATAATTGCCGATTTCTATATCAAGAAAATAACCGACCTGCTGACCACCAACGATTATCCTTACTATTCCGGTGGCGATATGTCGTATTCATCAGGGTATATCCGTTTCCCCACCTCCAATGTAGGCTCCATGGAGAACAAAGGGTTTGGTATCACCATCAATACGGTCAATATTGAAAAGCCCTTTACCTGGAGAACAGGATTGAATTTCTCTGTAGATCGTAATAAGATCACAGAACTGTACAACAATACACCTATTAACAGCACGTATAAAACCAGTTCGGTGATCAGCTCTTCCAGGCCAGGTCAGCCGGTGGCCCTACTCACCGGTTATATTGCTGATGGAATATTTCAGAACATTAATGAGATCAAAGGCCATGCTATTCAGTTGGCCAGCGGGGTGATGCTGGTTGACCCCGCACAGGGCACCTGGGTTGGGGATGTTAAATTCCGGGATATCAGCGGCCCTGATGGAAAGCCAGATGGTAAGATAGACCAGAATGACCGTGTAGTGATTGGTAACCCCTGGCCCAAATTTACTTTCGGGTTCACCAACTCCTTCTCGTACAAAAACTTTGATCTGAACGTGTTGATCGTTGGCGTGCAGGGAAATGATGTATACAACTATACAAGGTATTTAAACGAGAATCCGCAAGGTGCTGGCGTGTATAGCAACTACTTTAAATCAGTAGCCAACTTTGCCCGCCCCAGCAGTACTGATGTCAATGATCAAAATACCACGCTAACCAATCCCGGTTACCAGATAGCCCGCATCGCTACCAACACTGCCAATGGCAACTTCCGGGCTTCACAGTGGTACATTGAAGATGGGTCATACATCCGTATTAAGAACGTTACCCTTTCTTATTTCCTGCCGGCCAAATGGGCTTCCAAAATAGCCATGCGTAACCTGAAGGTGTCGGCCGGCGTACAGAACCTGCATACGTTCACGAAGTATAAAGGATATGATCCTGAAATTGGCATGACTCCCAACTATGGTTCTCTCACCGTAGGAGTGGATGATGCCCGTTATCCTTCTACCAAAATGTATTCTTTCAGCCTCACCGCTGATTTTTAA
- a CDS encoding TIM-barrel domain-containing protein — protein MRKIKTLLSCLVVTLLSVTTLSAHHIPPGEYSKVDDGIIVHVKRKLPNGVCLVRLQAITDHIIRVTASPVDSFTNTTSLIIQAKKRTPVKWTLKEEKEQVILLTPALRVTVSLVSGEINFTDHTGRSLLAEPKEGGKYFIPVTEEGQPAYRLSQSFTSAPEEAFYGLGQHQNGIMNHKGQQVELLQNNTEIAVPFMVSSNNYGILWDNYSISKVGDTRDFEPLSTLKLYAADGSRGWLTATYASKSDPKQIIAQRPESMLAYDYLCSQKDFPETVKLDEVKVTWEGAIESAFTGTHQFLFRYGGYSKLWIDGQLLVDRWRHAWMPGTAIVPVQLEKGKKHSFRIEWLPDGGVSYLSCKWLSPLQGDLQNQFGFSSEVGDQLDYYFIRGNNLDEVIGGYRDITGQASIMPKWVMGLWQSRERYKTQEEILSTVSEFRKRKIPLDNIVLDWSFWKENDWGSQDFDSTRFPDPAGMIKTLHSTYKTHFMISVWPKFYEGIPIYKQFDKNGWLYKRNITEQRRDWIGKGYTSTFYDAYNPQARTAFWNLLNEKLYSKGVDAWWLDATEPDIHSNMSPEERKQTMNPTALGSAARYFNAFALQNAKGVYEGQRGVNPNERVFIFTRSAFAGLQRYAAASWSGDIAARWEDFKNQIPAGLNFSLSGLPYWTTDIGGFAVEPRYENATGENLEEWRELMTRWYQFGAFCPIFRVHGQFPYREIYNVAPETHPAYQSMLYYDKLRYRLMPYIYSLAGKTYHNNYTIMRGLAMDFPADPQVKDISDQYMFGPSILVNPVCAYKAASRKVYLPAGTGWYEYYSGKYMSGGTTIEAEAPLQRIPLFIKEGSILPAGPALQYTSEKPADPVTLLVYAGKDGAFSLYEDEGTNYNYENGAFSNIPFSYEEATKTLTIGERTGAFNGMLKQRTFRVIWIGKNNPRPFDPDAKADHTIKYNGKKVAVKMKYSN, from the coding sequence ATGCGGAAGATCAAGACATTGTTGTCCTGCCTTGTGGTGACCTTATTGTCCGTAACCACCCTTTCAGCCCATCATATTCCCCCCGGTGAATACTCAAAAGTAGATGACGGTATTATCGTACATGTAAAAAGAAAACTACCCAATGGTGTTTGTCTCGTACGATTGCAGGCGATCACCGACCATATTATACGGGTTACTGCCAGTCCGGTGGATTCTTTTACCAATACGACCAGCCTCATCATCCAGGCTAAAAAAAGAACACCTGTAAAATGGACCTTAAAAGAAGAGAAAGAACAGGTTATCCTGCTTACACCGGCCCTCAGGGTTACGGTATCCCTGGTTTCGGGGGAAATCAATTTTACCGATCATACCGGCAGATCCCTGCTGGCCGAACCCAAAGAGGGCGGCAAATATTTTATCCCGGTTACAGAAGAAGGCCAGCCGGCTTATAGGCTTAGTCAATCCTTCACCAGCGCCCCCGAAGAAGCATTTTATGGACTGGGCCAGCACCAGAATGGCATCATGAACCATAAAGGGCAACAGGTGGAACTGTTGCAGAACAATACAGAGATCGCCGTTCCTTTCATGGTATCTTCCAACAACTATGGCATCCTCTGGGATAATTATTCCATCTCCAAAGTGGGCGATACGCGGGATTTTGAACCACTGTCTACCCTGAAGCTCTATGCTGCAGATGGCAGCCGGGGCTGGCTCACTGCTACTTATGCCAGCAAATCAGACCCGAAACAGATCATAGCACAGCGGCCCGAATCGATGCTGGCGTATGACTACCTGTGCTCACAAAAAGATTTTCCCGAAACAGTAAAACTGGACGAGGTAAAAGTGACCTGGGAAGGCGCCATCGAATCTGCTTTTACAGGCACCCATCAGTTCCTGTTCCGTTATGGTGGCTACAGTAAGTTATGGATTGATGGTCAATTGCTGGTTGATCGCTGGCGGCATGCCTGGATGCCGGGCACAGCTATTGTGCCAGTACAACTGGAAAAAGGAAAGAAACACAGCTTTCGTATTGAGTGGCTGCCCGATGGCGGCGTATCATACCTATCCTGCAAATGGTTAAGCCCGCTGCAGGGTGATCTTCAAAACCAGTTTGGCTTTAGTTCTGAGGTGGGTGATCAACTGGATTACTATTTCATCCGGGGCAATAACCTTGATGAAGTGATTGGCGGATACCGTGACATTACCGGCCAGGCTTCCATCATGCCCAAATGGGTAATGGGGCTTTGGCAAAGCCGGGAGCGGTATAAAACACAGGAGGAGATACTCTCCACCGTCAGTGAGTTCAGGAAGCGGAAGATACCGCTGGATAACATTGTGCTGGACTGGTCATTCTGGAAAGAGAATGACTGGGGCAGCCAGGACTTTGATTCCACCCGCTTTCCCGATCCGGCGGGAATGATCAAAACCCTGCATTCAACCTACAAGACCCATTTCATGATCTCCGTCTGGCCCAAGTTCTATGAAGGCATTCCCATCTATAAACAGTTTGATAAAAATGGCTGGTTGTATAAAAGGAATATTACAGAACAACGGCGCGACTGGATTGGTAAAGGATATACGTCTACTTTTTATGATGCTTACAATCCACAGGCGCGTACTGCCTTCTGGAACCTGCTGAATGAAAAGCTGTACAGTAAAGGAGTGGATGCCTGGTGGCTGGATGCTACAGAGCCGGATATTCATTCCAACATGTCGCCCGAAGAAAGAAAACAAACCATGAACCCGACGGCACTGGGTTCTGCTGCCCGCTATTTCAATGCCTTTGCCCTGCAGAATGCAAAGGGCGTGTATGAAGGACAACGTGGGGTGAATCCCAATGAGCGCGTCTTTATCTTTACCCGTTCGGCCTTTGCAGGATTACAGCGGTATGCGGCCGCTTCCTGGAGTGGTGACATCGCCGCCCGCTGGGAAGACTTTAAAAATCAAATACCGGCAGGGCTCAATTTCTCCCTGTCTGGTCTTCCTTACTGGACTACAGATATAGGCGGCTTTGCGGTAGAGCCGCGTTATGAAAATGCGACTGGTGAAAACCTCGAAGAATGGCGTGAGCTGATGACACGCTGGTACCAGTTTGGCGCTTTCTGCCCGATATTCCGCGTGCATGGTCAATTCCCTTACCGGGAGATATACAATGTGGCGCCGGAAACACATCCTGCTTATCAAAGTATGTTATACTATGACAAGCTCCGCTACCGGCTCATGCCCTATATCTATTCTTTGGCCGGCAAAACCTATCATAATAATTATACCATTATGCGCGGGCTGGCCATGGATTTCCCTGCCGACCCGCAGGTGAAAGACATCAGTGATCAATACATGTTTGGCCCTTCCATACTGGTAAACCCGGTTTGTGCCTACAAAGCTGCCAGCAGGAAAGTATACCTGCCTGCAGGTACCGGCTGGTATGAATACTATTCCGGAAAGTATATGTCAGGTGGTACAACCATAGAAGCGGAAGCACCATTGCAAAGAATACCGCTGTTTATTAAAGAAGGTTCCATACTGCCGGCAGGGCCTGCCCTGCAATACACATCGGAAAAGCCTGCTGATCCGGTTACCTTATTGGTATATGCCGGTAAGGATGGGGCATTTTCGCTCTATGAAGATGAAGGCACCAATTATAATTATGAGAACGGTGCTTTCTCCAATATCCCTTTCAGTTATGAAGAAGCTACCAAGACATTAACCATTGGTGAGCGTACAGGAGCATTCAATGGGATGCTAAAGCAAAGAACCTTCCGGGTAATATGGATCGGGAAGAACAATCCCCGGCCCTTTGATCCGGATGCAAAAGCGGACCATACTATTAAGTATAATGGGAAGAAAGTGGCTGTGAAGATGAAATATTCAAACTAA